A region from the Streptomyces tsukubensis genome encodes:
- a CDS encoding daunorubicin resistance protein DrrA family ABC transporter ATP-binding protein, with translation MAVSYAIEVKGLRKSFGAVPVLTSVDLRVERGTMLALLGPNGAGKTTTVRILTTLLAADGGTALVEGHDVARDPRAVRRLIGVTGQATAVDELLTGEENLEMMARLFGLRTRAARRRRAELLAEFGLEAVARRPVRTYSGGLRRRLDLAVGLINRPSVLFLDEPTTGLDPTSRATMWETVRRLLADGTTILLTTQYLEEADQLADRIAVIDGGRVVAEGTAARLKSRIGAERAELSFAAADLPLARRLFAGDWRGGDTLSVPVDGAADVRRLLNRAAESGAEVTGLALHRPSLDDVFAELTGAGVPAVRS, from the coding sequence ATGGCCGTCAGTTATGCGATCGAAGTGAAGGGGCTGCGCAAATCGTTCGGCGCCGTGCCGGTCCTGACCTCGGTCGACCTGCGCGTCGAACGCGGGACGATGCTCGCGCTGCTGGGACCCAACGGTGCCGGAAAGACCACCACGGTCCGGATCCTCACCACCCTGCTGGCAGCCGACGGCGGTACGGCGCTGGTGGAGGGCCACGATGTCGCCCGCGATCCGCGGGCCGTACGCCGGCTGATCGGAGTCACGGGTCAGGCCACCGCCGTGGACGAACTCCTCACCGGCGAGGAGAACCTGGAGATGATGGCGAGGCTCTTCGGCCTCCGGACCCGGGCCGCCCGCCGCCGCAGGGCCGAACTGCTCGCGGAGTTCGGTCTGGAGGCCGTCGCCCGGCGGCCCGTCAGGACGTACTCGGGCGGGCTGCGCCGCCGTCTCGACCTGGCGGTCGGACTGATCAACCGGCCGTCGGTGCTCTTCCTCGACGAGCCGACCACCGGTCTGGACCCCACCAGCCGGGCGACGATGTGGGAAACCGTCCGCCGACTGCTGGCCGACGGTACGACCATCCTGCTGACCACGCAGTATCTGGAGGAGGCCGACCAACTGGCCGACCGGATCGCGGTGATCGACGGCGGCCGGGTGGTAGCCGAGGGCACCGCGGCCCGGCTGAAGAGCCGGATCGGTGCCGAACGCGCGGAGCTGTCCTTCGCCGCCGCCGATCTGCCCCTGGCGCGGCGGCTGTTCGCGGGCGACTGGCGCGGCGGGGACACCCTCAGCGTCCCGGTGGACGGTGCCGCGGACGTCCGCCGACTGCTCAACAGGGCTGCGGAGAGCGGCGCCGAGGTCACCGGTCTGGCCCTGCACCGGCCCAGCCTCGACGACGTCTTCGCCGAACTGACCGGCGCGGGCGTCCCGGCGGTGCGGTCATGA
- a CDS encoding ABC transporter permease, translating to MSRAAALSSDTGRGGPGAVVTDCLVLTRRSLRHLTRSPDEIVQAVVLPVMLLLLFRFLFGGAVDTGGPGYANYLIAGVIVLSVAFSASSTAVGVADDLRNGLVERFRTMPMFGAAVLVGHVVSAVLRNVLAVVLVTGVGLLVGFRPQATAAEWLTAGGILLVFMFAVAWLGALIGTVSAGVEAAGGYAMILVFLPYASSALVPSETMPGALRMFVDHQPFTPVVQAVRALLIDLPAGDAVLAAFAWWVPILVLAAAFTVHRFARRTGG from the coding sequence ATGAGCCGGGCCGCCGCACTTTCGTCCGATACGGGTCGCGGCGGGCCCGGGGCGGTCGTCACCGACTGTCTGGTGCTGACCCGCCGCAGCCTGCGGCATCTGACCCGGAGCCCGGACGAGATCGTCCAGGCCGTCGTACTGCCGGTGATGCTCCTGCTGCTGTTCCGCTTTCTGTTCGGCGGCGCCGTCGACACCGGCGGGCCCGGCTATGCGAACTATCTGATCGCCGGCGTCATCGTGCTCTCCGTGGCGTTCAGCGCCTCGTCGACCGCCGTCGGAGTAGCCGACGACCTCCGCAACGGCCTGGTCGAACGGTTCCGTACGATGCCGATGTTCGGCGCGGCGGTCCTCGTCGGCCATGTCGTCTCCGCCGTACTGCGCAATGTCCTCGCCGTGGTGCTGGTGACCGGCGTCGGCCTGCTGGTCGGCTTCCGGCCCCAGGCCACCGCGGCCGAGTGGCTCACCGCCGGGGGGATCCTGCTGGTCTTCATGTTCGCCGTCGCCTGGCTGGGGGCCCTGATCGGAACGGTCTCCGCGGGAGTCGAGGCGGCGGGCGGCTATGCCATGATCCTGGTCTTCCTGCCGTACGCCAGCAGTGCACTGGTCCCGTCCGAGACCATGCCCGGGGCGCTGCGGATGTTCGTGGACCACCAGCCGTTCACCCCGGTGGTCCAGGCGGTACGCGCGCTGCTGATCGACCTTCCGGCGGGTGACGCCGTCCTGGCCGCCTTCGCCTGGTGGGTACCGATCCTGGTCCTCGCCGCCGCCTTCACCGTGCACCGCTTCGCCCGCCGGACCGGCGGGTGA
- a CDS encoding nicotinamide mononucleotide transporter family protein, which yields MSAFSWLNEQFSFFGLDVYWSDFLGNILALATVWLALRRLLIAWPVQILGSVLLLIASLNVDLGGNAARQVVIIASASWGWATWRRSREKEGAINVRWASWRERVVLLTIMVVGTFAFASLLKATDASFYPGAPWWMVLADAWIFVGSILAMYSQARRYVEFWFAWLAVDLVGVPLAIHSELYFSGIVYAIFFVMVVIGIRDWASRSKAQEIASPLESAVVVESRSEAAPAAGAPAPLAGTESARGPGAADDR from the coding sequence ATGAGTGCATTCTCGTGGCTGAACGAGCAATTCAGCTTCTTCGGCCTGGACGTCTACTGGTCCGACTTCCTCGGCAACATCCTGGCCCTGGCGACGGTGTGGCTGGCGCTGCGGCGGCTGTTGATCGCCTGGCCGGTGCAGATCCTCGGATCGGTGCTGCTGCTGATCGCGAGTCTGAACGTCGACCTCGGAGGCAACGCCGCACGGCAAGTTGTGATCATAGCATCGGCGTCGTGGGGCTGGGCGACGTGGCGCCGCAGCCGGGAGAAGGAAGGCGCGATCAACGTCCGCTGGGCGTCGTGGCGCGAGCGGGTCGTCCTGCTCACCATCATGGTCGTCGGCACCTTCGCGTTCGCCTCCCTGCTGAAGGCGACCGACGCGTCGTTCTACCCGGGGGCCCCGTGGTGGATGGTCCTCGCCGACGCGTGGATCTTCGTCGGCTCCATCCTGGCGATGTACTCCCAGGCCCGGCGGTACGTGGAGTTCTGGTTCGCCTGGCTGGCCGTCGACCTGGTCGGGGTGCCGCTCGCGATCCACTCCGAGCTGTACTTCTCCGGAATCGTGTACGCGATCTTCTTCGTGATGGTCGTCATCGGTATCCGCGACTGGGCGTCCCGCAGCAAGGCCCAGGAGATCGCCTCGCCGCTGGAGTCGGCGGTCGTGGTGGAGAGCCGGAGCGAGGCGGCTCCGGCCGCGGGGGCGCCCGCTCCCCTGGCGGGCACGGAATCGGCACGTGGGCCCGGGGCCGCCGACGACCGGTGA
- a CDS encoding riboflavin kinase, which translates to MADTPTGIVHLTGAVVHGAGRGRGLGFPTANVTADPGSRIPPPAIYSGWVVRLASGVVHRGTISIGSNPTFCDTTEVHVEVYCHDTADEFYGERVGLWFVARIRDTVKFASPDDLVCAARRDVLWSEALLASGRGRRILTGALAAYRKTVSV; encoded by the coding sequence ATGGCTGACACCCCGACCGGCATCGTGCACCTCACGGGTGCGGTGGTGCACGGTGCCGGCCGGGGCCGCGGGCTCGGATTCCCCACCGCGAACGTCACGGCGGATCCGGGTTCGCGGATCCCACCGCCCGCGATCTACAGCGGCTGGGTCGTACGCCTTGCGAGCGGCGTCGTCCACCGTGGAACGATCAGCATCGGGTCGAACCCCACTTTCTGCGATACGACGGAAGTCCATGTCGAGGTGTACTGCCACGACACGGCCGACGAGTTCTACGGAGAGCGCGTCGGACTGTGGTTCGTGGCACGGATCCGGGACACGGTGAAGTTCGCGTCGCCCGACGATCTGGTATGCGCCGCCCGGCGGGACGTCCTGTGGTCGGAGGCCCTGCTGGCCTCCGGCCGGGGGCGCCGCATCCTCACCGGCGCACTCGCCGCGTACCGGAAAACCGTCTCCGTCTGA
- a CDS encoding flavin reductase family protein: MATSAHNPSRVPAPAELDGATLRQAFGAYPTGVVAIGALRGNEPVGFAASSFVSISLEPPMAAVSVARTSTTWPLLAEAPVLGLSVLSHGQGALCRRLASRNGNRFDGVSWQSTPDGAVLIGDAALWLTARVNAVYDGGDHEIVLMELLTAELFSGVEPLVFHTSQFRELIPHG; this comes from the coding sequence ATGGCCACGTCTGCCCACAACCCGTCCCGGGTGCCGGCGCCGGCGGAGCTGGACGGGGCAACGCTGCGACAGGCGTTCGGGGCCTACCCGACCGGTGTCGTCGCGATCGGCGCGCTGCGCGGGAACGAGCCGGTCGGGTTCGCGGCGAGCTCGTTCGTGTCGATCTCGCTGGAACCGCCCATGGCCGCGGTCAGCGTGGCCCGTACGTCGACCACGTGGCCGCTCCTCGCGGAGGCGCCCGTGCTGGGGCTGAGCGTGCTCAGCCACGGTCAGGGGGCGCTGTGCCGGCGGCTGGCGTCCCGGAACGGCAACCGCTTCGACGGCGTCTCCTGGCAGTCGACGCCCGACGGCGCGGTGCTGATCGGGGACGCCGCGCTCTGGCTGACGGCCCGGGTGAACGCGGTCTACGACGGCGGCGATCACGAGATCGTGCTGATGGAGCTGCTGACGGCCGAGCTGTTCTCCGGTGTGGAGCCGCTCGTCTTCCACACCAGCCAGTTCCGCGAGCTCATTCCCCATGGCTGA